A single region of the Rhizobium sp. NLR16a genome encodes:
- a CDS encoding phage major capsid protein, producing the protein MPISPNLSEIVTTTLRNRSGTVADDVTKNNGLLTRLNSRGRKKPVSGGRTIVQELQYQENSTFKRYSGYDILNVQPSDVITAAEYDLKQAAVAVSMSGLEQLQNSGEDAILDLLEQRIENAETTLKNNIALDCYSDGTADGGRQIGGLQLLISTSPTSGTVGGISRATWGFWRNQKFSASADGGAAATNANIQSYMNRLYMSCVRGSDAPDLVVADNNFFRLYWESLQAIQRITSADKGMAGFQSLQYMGADVIFDGGFGGGAPLNQMFFLNTKYLFYRPHRDRDMALIGDERMNTNQDAFVQLMGFAGNLTMNNAFLQGVLFA; encoded by the coding sequence ATGCCCATTTCGCCCAACCTCTCTGAAATCGTCACCACGACGCTGCGCAACCGCAGCGGCACGGTCGCCGACGACGTGACCAAGAACAACGGTCTTCTCACCCGTCTCAACAGCCGCGGCCGCAAGAAGCCCGTCTCCGGCGGTCGCACCATCGTCCAGGAGCTGCAGTATCAGGAAAACAGCACCTTCAAGCGCTATTCCGGCTACGACATCCTCAACGTCCAGCCCTCCGACGTCATCACCGCCGCCGAATACGACCTGAAGCAGGCCGCGGTTGCCGTCTCCATGTCCGGCCTCGAACAGCTGCAGAACTCCGGCGAGGATGCGATCCTCGATCTGCTCGAGCAGCGCATCGAGAATGCCGAGACGACGCTGAAGAACAATATCGCGCTCGACTGCTATTCCGACGGCACGGCCGATGGCGGTCGGCAGATCGGCGGCCTGCAGCTCCTGATCTCGACCTCGCCGACCTCCGGCACGGTCGGCGGCATCTCGCGCGCCACCTGGGGTTTCTGGCGCAACCAGAAATTCTCCGCCTCCGCCGATGGTGGTGCGGCCGCCACCAATGCCAACATCCAGAGCTACATGAACCGGCTCTACATGTCCTGCGTGCGCGGCTCCGACGCGCCCGATCTCGTCGTTGCCGACAACAACTTCTTCCGCCTCTACTGGGAATCGCTGCAGGCGATCCAGCGCATCACCTCGGCCGACAAGGGCATGGCCGGCTTCCAGTCGCTGCAATATATGGGCGCCGACGTGATCTTCGACGGCGGCTTCGGCGGCGGTGCGCCTCTCAACCAGATGTTCTTCCTCAACACCAAATACCTGTTCTACCGGCCGCACCGCGACCGCGACATGGCGCTGATCGGTGATGAACGCATGAACACCAACCAGGATGCCTTCGTGCAGCTGATGGGCTTTGCCGGCAACCTCACCATGAACAACGCCTTCCTGCAGGGCGTGCTGTTCGCCTGA